CCGCTGTTCGTGCGCAGCAAGCGCGGGGTCGAACCGACCCCGGCCGGCTCGCGGCTGCTGCAGCACGCGCGGCGCATCGTCGCGCTGAACGAGGCCGCGTTCGACGAAGTGCGTGGGCAGGCGATCAAGGGCGAGCTGCGCGTCGCGATCACCGATTACTACCGGACCAACGAAGTCGCGGGCCTGCTCGCGCGGCTGCGGGAGTGCTACCCGCAACTGAGCCTGCACGTCAGCGCGATGAAGAGCGCGGATATCGAAACGGCGCATGCGCGCGGGCAGGTCGATCTCGGCGTGGTGATGAACCTGTCGAGCGGGCCGTTCCGGCCGGCGTCGGCCGATACGCGCTGGGTGCTGCGGCGCGAGCCGCTGTCGTGGGTCGCATCGCCCGCGCTGGCCGAGCAGTTGCCCGAGCCGCTGCCGCTCGTGCTGCTGCCGGACGACTGCATGATGCATCAGGTCGCGGTGCGCTCGCTCGACGAGCAGCACACGCCGTACCGGCTCGTGCACAGCGCGTCGGGGGTCGCGGGGCTGCAGTCGATGCTGGCGGCGGGGCTTGGCGTGGGCTGCCTGTGCGCGTCGGCGATCGGCGAGGGCCTGATGCGGCTCGGCGC
This window of the Burkholderia lata genome carries:
- a CDS encoding LysR family transcriptional regulator; amino-acid sequence: MRGFDLDQLRTFAAVADAGSLTAAAPLLHLSQSTVSEQVRKLESRAGVPLFVRSKRGVEPTPAGSRLLQHARRIVALNEAAFDEVRGQAIKGELRVAITDYYRTNEVAGLLARLRECYPQLSLHVSAMKSADIETAHARGQVDLGVVMNLSSGPFRPASADTRWVLRREPLSWVASPALAEQLPEPLPLVLLPDDCMMHQVAVRSLDEQHTPYRLVHSASGVAGLQSMLAAGLGVGCLCASAIGEGLMRLGAKYRLPPLPDAVFSLTPPMPGERETVTQAREVLSRQLLM